A region from the Musa acuminata AAA Group cultivar baxijiao chromosome BXJ1-10, Cavendish_Baxijiao_AAA, whole genome shotgun sequence genome encodes:
- the LOC135594855 gene encoding uncharacterized protein LOC135594855, translating into MGFNSKAMAASSDPLGVLQILWESLHLPIKSGQLFFPILLLSLLSSSLLFFCYFSIAPIPLDLVSKISILLEETNHRPPDLLLDIERDLRDFAGLATSITLFFFFSSLFLVLATLYTFAMAYSNRNITPKDLFLRIARRWYQTMITRLYVVLLTAGLGLLSSLGVGTAKLVSDGSSAAFSFGLSLAGLLLLLYLYLLTRWSMSLVIAAVEETWGIGALSWSVELYIGNKKRGIVLTLMLLAVKVAIYGAFAAVMMASGPPQPTEAPMAIVYIVAAADALWDLYSMAVYTVFYYECRKSHGLEYTGLPVVLVRVNAVVVH; encoded by the coding sequence ATGGGCTTCAACTCCAAAGCCATGGCAGCCTCGTCTGATCCCCTTGGCGTCCTCCAAATCCTTTGGGAGTCGCTTCACCTCCCCATCAAGTCTGGTCAACTCTTCTTTcccatcctcctcctctccctcctctcctcctccctcctcttcttctgctACTTCTCCATCGCACCCATCCCCCTTGACTTGGTTTCCAAGATCTCAATCCTCCTTGAGGAAACAAACCACCGTCCTCCCGACCTCCTCCTCGACATAGAGAGAGACCTCAGGGATTTTGCTGGGCTAGCAACTTCGATCacgcttttcttcttcttctcctccttgttcCTTGTCCTGGCCACTCTCTACACCTTTGCTATGGCTTACAGTAACAGGAACATAACGCCTAAAGATCTCTTCCTCCGGATCGCTCGCCGTTGGTACCAGACCATGATCACCAGGCTCTACGTAGTCCTCCTCACCGCCGGCCTCGGGCTCCTGTCTTCGCTTGGCGTTGGCACCGCAAAATTGGTCTCCGATGGTTCCAGCGCTGCCTTCAGCTTTGGCCTGAGCCTAGCAGGCCTCTTGCTTCTTCTGTATCTTTACCTGTTGACCCGGTGGTCGATGAGTCTGGTGATCGCTGCGGTGGAGGAGACGTGGGGGATCGGCGCACTCTCGTGGTCGGTAGAGCTCTACATAGGCAATAAGAAGCGAGGGATTGTTCTCACCCTCATGCTGTTGGCCGTCAAGGTGGCGATCTACGGAGCATTTGCGGCTGTCATGATGGCATCGGGGCCGCCTCAGCCGACGGAGGCACCGATGGCGATCGTATACATCGTCGCAGCGGCAGATGCTCTGTGGGACCTGTATTCAATGGCTGTGTACACAGTGTTCTACTATGAGTGCAGGAAGAGCCATGGCTTGGAGTATACTGGCTTGCCTGTTGTCTTAGTGAGAGTCAATGCAGTAGTCGTACATTGA